In Candidatus Dadabacteria bacterium, the DNA window ATTCTCCCCTTTTTTTCAGCAACGCTTGAGATAAATTCCCTGACTTCCTCTTCGACCGATATATCAACGGAGGAAATCATGAAATTCCCGGCAAAAGACGATATTTCAGTCTCAAGAGAAGCCATGGTCTGGATATTCCTTGAGCAAAGTACCGTAAAAAACCCCGCCTCGAGTAATTCAATTGCGGTTGCTTTTCCTATGCCTCTTGCCGCGCCGGTTACAATCACAACTTTCTCAGCCATCTTGTTTTTCCTCGAAATACTCAAAATAACTTTTCGGGTTCTCCCAGACCCTTATACTATCAAGCCTGCCCGGGACGATTTCTGTGAATTTCTGCCACAGGTATTTCCCTATATTTTCAACAGTCGATATGTTTTCCTGAAAAAAATCAATATCCCTGTCTATCCACTTGTAGTTAAGTTCTTCGATTACGGGTGCCGCCTGTTTTTCAAAGTCTATACGGTTTATGAGCATGCCCGTTTCATCGTCTATTTCTCCCCCTATTGCCACTTCCACCGTGTAGTCGTGTCCGTGTCCCGCGGGATTTGCACATTTGTCAAATATGGCGAAGTTTTCTTCGTCAGACAATCCTTCCATAAAAAGCCTGTGGCTTGCGGA includes these proteins:
- a CDS encoding 6-carboxytetrahydropterin synthase; this translates as MLERKEQVLLTRIFRFSASHRLFMEGLSDEENFAIFDKCANPAGHGHDYTVEVAIGGEIDDETGMLINRIDFEKQAAPVIEELNYKWIDRDIDFFQENISTVENIGKYLWQKFTEIVPGRLDSIRVWENPKSYFEYFEEKQDG